From Neorickettsia helminthoeca str. Oregon, one genomic window encodes:
- the folE gene encoding GTP cyclohydrolase I translates to MRKLSEDDIRGFIAAIGDDPDRRELKDTPRLLLEILTKCFAGYAHNSLDSLITPMESCCTESLVVLKDIPFFSFCEHHILPISGNISVGYVPDAFITSIGSIKRLVHACTRRLQMQERICTQIATALDRVLSPKGVIVYATARHMCMMHNDGIFDASAKTGVFLDNQRTEIQEFFCVIKK, encoded by the coding sequence GTGCGGAAGTTATCTGAGGATGATATTCGCGGATTCATTGCCGCGATAGGGGATGATCCAGATCGACGAGAACTGAAGGATACACCTAGATTACTGTTAGAGATTCTTACTAAGTGTTTTGCCGGTTATGCGCATAACAGCCTAGATTCCTTAATCACTCCAATGGAAAGCTGTTGTACCGAATCGCTTGTTGTCTTGAAGGATATTCCATTTTTTTCCTTCTGTGAGCATCATATCCTCCCTATTTCTGGAAATATATCTGTTGGATATGTTCCTGATGCTTTCATTACCAGTATAGGAAGCATAAAGAGGTTGGTGCATGCGTGCACCAGGAGACTACAGATGCAGGAAAGGATATGTACTCAGATTGCTACTGCTCTCGATAGGGTTCTATCTCCAAAAGGTGTGATAGTCTATGCTACTGCTAGGCATATGTGCATGATGCACAATGATGGTATCTTTGACGCTTCTGCTAAAACAGGGGTTTTCCTAGATAATCAGCGGACAGAGATACAGGAGTTTTTCTGCGTCATTAAAAAATGA
- a CDS encoding FoF1 ATP synthase subunit gamma, with amino-acid sequence MSDLKSLLLRINSVNSTKKITRVTQMIATSKLRHSKAALAAAHRYKDEVLGSLYRLGRFAEAGIPSNSKSDCAAGREVLFVLSSDKGLCGGYNSSITKYFRMIFPDLSRRRVSFCFIGKKVALSSKFLVDTMDVLESEMDFASVIDLITTAGDEVTFSILYTRFFNAMTMHPELLRIPTRDSFIFHESHMCGLEPERDELFAFLYGKYVCAQLYECLKEAKVSENMSRMFAMDAATKNAQDVADDLKRLYNRGRQEKITRELVEVVSGAEVI; translated from the coding sequence GTCACCCAGATGATTGCTACTTCGAAGTTGAGGCACTCCAAGGCGGCACTCGCTGCCGCACATCGTTATAAAGATGAAGTTTTGGGTTCGCTGTACAGACTTGGGAGATTTGCTGAAGCAGGAATTCCTTCAAATTCGAAGTCAGATTGCGCAGCAGGAAGAGAGGTGTTGTTCGTGTTATCCTCCGACAAGGGTTTGTGTGGTGGATATAATTCCTCGATCACTAAGTACTTCCGGATGATTTTCCCAGATTTGAGCAGGAGACGGGTATCGTTCTGTTTTATAGGGAAAAAAGTTGCTCTCTCAAGCAAGTTCTTGGTGGATACTATGGATGTACTTGAAAGTGAAATGGATTTTGCTTCTGTTATTGATCTGATTACAACTGCCGGAGATGAAGTTACCTTCAGCATTCTTTATACGAGATTTTTCAATGCAATGACCATGCATCCAGAGTTATTGAGGATTCCTACACGGGATAGCTTTATTTTTCATGAGTCGCATATGTGTGGTCTAGAGCCAGAACGTGATGAATTGTTTGCCTTTCTTTACGGGAAGTATGTGTGCGCGCAGCTCTATGAATGCCTGAAGGAGGCCAAGGTAAGCGAAAATATGAGTAGGATGTTTGCAATGGATGCTGCAACTAAAAATGCACAGGACGTCGCAGATGATCTCAAGCGTCTCTATAATAGAGGAAGACAGGAGAAAATCACAAGGGAATTAGTTGAGGTAGTGAGTGGTGCGGAAGTTATCTGA